The following are encoded together in the Citrus sinensis cultivar Valencia sweet orange chromosome 1, DVS_A1.0, whole genome shotgun sequence genome:
- the LOC102612227 gene encoding protein CTR9 homolog isoform X2: protein MACVYIPVQNSEEEVRVALDQLPRDASDILDILKAEQAPLDLWLIIAREYFKQGKVEQFRQILEEGSSPGVYYTYLGKIETKQREKEEHFILATQYYNKASRIDMHEPSTWVGKGQLLLAKGEVEQASSAFKIVLEADRDNVPALLGQACVEFNRGRYSDSLEFYKRALQVHPSCPGAIRLGIGLCRYKLGQLGKARQAFQRALQLDPENVEALVALAVMDLQANEAAGIRKGMEKMQRAFEIYPYCAMALNYLANHFFFTGQHFLVEQLTETALAVTNHGPTKSHSYYNLARSYHSKGDYEKAGLYYMASVKEINKPHEFIFPYYGLGQVQLKLGDFRSALTNFEKVLEIYPDNCETLKALGHIYVQLGQIEKAQELLRKAAKIDPRDAQAFIDLGELLISSDTGAALDAFKTARTLLKKAGEEVPIEVLNNIGVIHFEKGEFESAHQSFKDALGDGIWLTLLDSKTKTNVIDASASMLQFKDMQLFHRFENDGNHVELPWNKVTVLFNLARLLEQIHDTVAASVLYRLILFKHQDYVDAYLRLAAIAKARNNLQLSIELVNEALKVNGKYPNALSMLGDLELKNDDWVKAKETFRAASDATDGKDSYATLSLGNWNYFAALRNEKRAPKLEATHLEKAKELYTRVIVQHTSNLYAANGAGVVLAEKGQFDVSKDLFTQVQEAASGSVFVQMPDVWINLAHVYFAQGNFALAMKMYQNCLRKFYYNTDAQILLYLARTHYEAEQWQDCKKSLLRAIHLAPSNYTLRFDAGVAMQKFSASTLQKTRRTADEVRSTVAELENAVRVFSHLSAASNLHLHGFDEKKINTHVEYCKHLLDAAKIHREAAEREEQQNRQRQEAARQAALAEEARRKAEEQKKYLLEKRKLEDEQKRLRQQEEHFQRVKEQWRSSTPASKRRERSENDDDEVGHSEKRRRKGGKRRKKDKSSRSHYETEYAEADMMDYREEPEDEDASMNYREPIGQMNDQDDDVEENANDRLAAAGLEDSDVDDEMAPSITAARRRRALSESDDDEPFERQLRDNTDELQDSDGELRENDHKSNGGAALDDD, encoded by the exons atggcTTGCGTGTACATACCCGTGCAGAATTCGGAGGAGGAGGTGAGAGTGGCACTGGATCAGCTCCCTAGGGACGCCTCTGATATCCTTGATATTCTCAAAGCGGAACAAGCCCCTCTCGATCTCTGGCTCATCATCGCg AGGGAATACTTCAAACAAGGGAAAGTAGAACAATTTCGTCAAATTTTGGAGGAAGGGTCTAGTCCTG GGGTATACTACACCTACCTTGGGAAAATTGAGACAAAGCAAAGAGAAAAGGAGGAACATTTTATTCTGGCAACACAATACTACAACAAAGCATCAAGAATTGACATGCATGAACCTTCCACTTGGGTTGGCAAAG GTCAACTTTTACTGGCTAAGGGTGAAGTAGAACAGGCATCGAGTGCTTTTAAGATCGTGCTAGAGGCAGATCGTGATAATGTTCCTGCTCTCCTGGGCCAG GCATGTGTCGAGTTTAATCGTGGACGTTATTCTGATTCCTTGGAGTTTTATAAG AGGGCCTTGCAAGTTCATCCCAGTTGCCCTGGAGCCATAAGACTTGGAATTGGTCTCTGTCGCTATAAATTGGGCCAACTTGGGAAAGCTCGACAGGCGTTTCAGCGGGCTTTGCAG TTAGATCCAGAAAATGTTGAGGCTCTTGTTGCACTTGCAGTTATGGATCTGCAAGCAAATGAAG CTGCTGGAATAAGGAAAGGAATGGAGAAAATGCAAAGAGCCTTTGAGATATACCCCTACTGTGCAATGGCTCTGAATTATCTGGCTAATCACTTTTTCTTCACTGGTCAGCATTTCCTAGTCGAGCAACTGACTGAAACAGCTCTTGCAGTAACCAACCATGGACCAACAAAGTCACATTCTTACTACAATTTAGCACGATCTTACCACAGCAAG GGGGATTATGAGAAAGCTGGGCTCTACTATATGGCATCGGtcaaagaaatcaataagCCCCATGAATTTATATTTCCTTATTATG GTTTAGGACAAGTACAACTGAAGCTGGGAGATTTCAGAAGTGCACTCACCAACTTTGAAAAGGTTTTGGAGATTTACCCTGATAATTGTGAGACATTGAAA GCACTTGGACACATTTACGTTCAGCTTGGGCAGATTGAGAAGGCCCAGGAACTTTTGAGGAAGGCTGCAAAGATTGATCCACGTGATGCTCAG GCATTTATTGATTTGGGGGAACTGTTAATTTCTTCTGACACTGGTGCTGCTCTTGATGCCTTTAAAACA GCACGTACTCTTTTGAAGAAGGCAGGTGAAGAAGTTCCAATAGAAGTTCTCAACAATATTGGAGTTATACATTTTGAAAAGGGAGAGTTTGAG TCAGCTCATCAAAGTTTCAAGGATGCTCTAGGTGATGGCATATGGCTTACTTTGCTCGAcagcaaaacaaaaaccaaTGTTATTGATGCTAGTGCATCCATGCTTCAATTCAAGGATATGCAGTTATTTCATCGATTTGAAAACGATGGTAATCATGTGGAACTACCATGGAATAAGGTCACTGTGTTATTTAACCTGGCCAGATTACTCGAGCAGATACATGACACAGTAGCTGCAAGCGTATTGTACCGCTTGATCTTGTTTAAG CATCAAGACTACGTAGATGCTTATCTAAGGCTTGCTGCTATTGCAAAAGCGAGGAACAATCTTCAACTGAGCATTGAACTG GTCAATGAGGCTCTGAAGGTGAATGGCAAGTACCCGAATGCATTATCTATGCTTGGTGACTTGGAGCTTAAAAATGATGACTGGGTCAAGGCAAAAGAAACATTCCGAGCTGCCAGTGATGCAACTGATGGGAAGGATTCTTATGCTACTCTCTCTCTG GGAAACTGGAACTACTTCGCCGCCCTTCGTAACGAAAAGAGAGCCCCAAAGTTGGAAGCAACCCATTTGGAAAAAGCGAAGGAACTCTACACGAGA GTTATTGTCCAGCATACATCTAATCTCTATGCTGCCAATGGTGCTGGAGTGGTCTTGGCAGAAAAAGGCCAGTTTGATGTTTCAAAAGATCTTTTTACGCAG GTTCAAGAAGCTGCAAGTGGAAGTGTCTTTGTCCAGATGCCAGATGTGTGGATAAATTTGGCGCATGTTTATTTTGCTCAAGGAAATTTTGCTTTGGCTATGAAAATG TATCAAAATTGCTTGaggaaattttattataatacgGACGCCCAAATTCTTCTCTATTTGGCCCGAACTCATTATGAAGCTGAACAGTGGCAAGACTGCAAGAAATCATTGCTGAGAGCGATCCACTTGGCTCCCTCAAATTACACATTAAGATTTGATGCAGGTGTTGCTATGCAGAAGTTTTCGGCATCCACACTACAAAAGACAAGAAGGACAGCTGATGAg GTGCGTTCAACAGTTGCAGAGTTAGAGAATGCTGTTCGTGTATTTAGTCATTTGTCTGCTGCTTCCAACCTTCATCTTCATGGGTTTgatgagaagaaaattaacacTCATGTTGAATATTGCAAGCACTTGCTTGATGCTGCAAAAATTCACCGCGAAGCAGCGGAGCGCGAGGAGCAGCAGAACCGTCAGAGACAAGAAGCTGCTCGTCAGGCTGCATTGGCTGAGGAAGCCCGTCGTAAAGCTGAAGAACAGAAGAAATATCTG ttggagaaaagaaaactgGAGGATGAGCAAAAACGGTTAAGACAACAGGAGGAACATTTTCAGCGTGTAAAG GAGCAATGGAGGAGTAGCACACCCGCATCTAAACGTCGGGAAAGGTctgaaaatgatgatgatgaggttGGACATAGTGAGAAGAGAAGGAGAAAAGGTGGAAAGAGGAGAAAGAAGGACAAGAGCTCAAGGTCGCATTATGAGACGGAGTATGCAGAAGCTGACATGATGGATTATCGGGAAGAACCAGAAGATGAAGATGCTAGCATGAATTATAGGGAGCCCATAGGTCAAATGAATGATCAGGATGACGATGTGGAAGAAAATGCCAATGATCGTCTTGCAGCAGCTGGACTTGAAGATTCtgatgttgatgatgagatg GCACCTTCAATAACTGCAGCTCGACGAAGGCGAGCATTGTCGGaatctgatgatgatgagccaTTCGAGAGGCAGCTGAGGGATAATACTGATGAACTGCAGGATAGTGATGGAGAACTCAGAGAGAATGATCATAAATCGAATGGAGGTGCTGCTTTGGATGATGATTAG
- the LOC102612227 gene encoding protein CTR9 homolog isoform X1: MACVYIPVQNSEEEVRVALDQLPRDASDILDILKAEQAPLDLWLIIAREYFKQGKVEQFRQILEEGSSPEIDEYYADVRYERIAILNALGVYYTYLGKIETKQREKEEHFILATQYYNKASRIDMHEPSTWVGKGQLLLAKGEVEQASSAFKIVLEADRDNVPALLGQACVEFNRGRYSDSLEFYKRALQVHPSCPGAIRLGIGLCRYKLGQLGKARQAFQRALQLDPENVEALVALAVMDLQANEAAGIRKGMEKMQRAFEIYPYCAMALNYLANHFFFTGQHFLVEQLTETALAVTNHGPTKSHSYYNLARSYHSKGDYEKAGLYYMASVKEINKPHEFIFPYYGLGQVQLKLGDFRSALTNFEKVLEIYPDNCETLKALGHIYVQLGQIEKAQELLRKAAKIDPRDAQAFIDLGELLISSDTGAALDAFKTARTLLKKAGEEVPIEVLNNIGVIHFEKGEFESAHQSFKDALGDGIWLTLLDSKTKTNVIDASASMLQFKDMQLFHRFENDGNHVELPWNKVTVLFNLARLLEQIHDTVAASVLYRLILFKHQDYVDAYLRLAAIAKARNNLQLSIELVNEALKVNGKYPNALSMLGDLELKNDDWVKAKETFRAASDATDGKDSYATLSLGNWNYFAALRNEKRAPKLEATHLEKAKELYTRVIVQHTSNLYAANGAGVVLAEKGQFDVSKDLFTQVQEAASGSVFVQMPDVWINLAHVYFAQGNFALAMKMYQNCLRKFYYNTDAQILLYLARTHYEAEQWQDCKKSLLRAIHLAPSNYTLRFDAGVAMQKFSASTLQKTRRTADEVRSTVAELENAVRVFSHLSAASNLHLHGFDEKKINTHVEYCKHLLDAAKIHREAAEREEQQNRQRQEAARQAALAEEARRKAEEQKKYLLEKRKLEDEQKRLRQQEEHFQRVKEQWRSSTPASKRRERSENDDDEVGHSEKRRRKGGKRRKKDKSSRSHYETEYAEADMMDYREEPEDEDASMNYREPIGQMNDQDDDVEENANDRLAAAGLEDSDVDDEMAPSITAARRRRALSESDDDEPFERQLRDNTDELQDSDGELRENDHKSNGGAALDDD; encoded by the exons atggcTTGCGTGTACATACCCGTGCAGAATTCGGAGGAGGAGGTGAGAGTGGCACTGGATCAGCTCCCTAGGGACGCCTCTGATATCCTTGATATTCTCAAAGCGGAACAAGCCCCTCTCGATCTCTGGCTCATCATCGCg AGGGAATACTTCAAACAAGGGAAAGTAGAACAATTTCGTCAAATTTTGGAGGAAGGGTCTAGTCCTG AGATTGATGAATATTATGCTGATGTTCGATATGAGAGGATTGCAATATTAAATGCTTTAGGGGTATACTACACCTACCTTGGGAAAATTGAGACAAAGCAAAGAGAAAAGGAGGAACATTTTATTCTGGCAACACAATACTACAACAAAGCATCAAGAATTGACATGCATGAACCTTCCACTTGGGTTGGCAAAG GTCAACTTTTACTGGCTAAGGGTGAAGTAGAACAGGCATCGAGTGCTTTTAAGATCGTGCTAGAGGCAGATCGTGATAATGTTCCTGCTCTCCTGGGCCAG GCATGTGTCGAGTTTAATCGTGGACGTTATTCTGATTCCTTGGAGTTTTATAAG AGGGCCTTGCAAGTTCATCCCAGTTGCCCTGGAGCCATAAGACTTGGAATTGGTCTCTGTCGCTATAAATTGGGCCAACTTGGGAAAGCTCGACAGGCGTTTCAGCGGGCTTTGCAG TTAGATCCAGAAAATGTTGAGGCTCTTGTTGCACTTGCAGTTATGGATCTGCAAGCAAATGAAG CTGCTGGAATAAGGAAAGGAATGGAGAAAATGCAAAGAGCCTTTGAGATATACCCCTACTGTGCAATGGCTCTGAATTATCTGGCTAATCACTTTTTCTTCACTGGTCAGCATTTCCTAGTCGAGCAACTGACTGAAACAGCTCTTGCAGTAACCAACCATGGACCAACAAAGTCACATTCTTACTACAATTTAGCACGATCTTACCACAGCAAG GGGGATTATGAGAAAGCTGGGCTCTACTATATGGCATCGGtcaaagaaatcaataagCCCCATGAATTTATATTTCCTTATTATG GTTTAGGACAAGTACAACTGAAGCTGGGAGATTTCAGAAGTGCACTCACCAACTTTGAAAAGGTTTTGGAGATTTACCCTGATAATTGTGAGACATTGAAA GCACTTGGACACATTTACGTTCAGCTTGGGCAGATTGAGAAGGCCCAGGAACTTTTGAGGAAGGCTGCAAAGATTGATCCACGTGATGCTCAG GCATTTATTGATTTGGGGGAACTGTTAATTTCTTCTGACACTGGTGCTGCTCTTGATGCCTTTAAAACA GCACGTACTCTTTTGAAGAAGGCAGGTGAAGAAGTTCCAATAGAAGTTCTCAACAATATTGGAGTTATACATTTTGAAAAGGGAGAGTTTGAG TCAGCTCATCAAAGTTTCAAGGATGCTCTAGGTGATGGCATATGGCTTACTTTGCTCGAcagcaaaacaaaaaccaaTGTTATTGATGCTAGTGCATCCATGCTTCAATTCAAGGATATGCAGTTATTTCATCGATTTGAAAACGATGGTAATCATGTGGAACTACCATGGAATAAGGTCACTGTGTTATTTAACCTGGCCAGATTACTCGAGCAGATACATGACACAGTAGCTGCAAGCGTATTGTACCGCTTGATCTTGTTTAAG CATCAAGACTACGTAGATGCTTATCTAAGGCTTGCTGCTATTGCAAAAGCGAGGAACAATCTTCAACTGAGCATTGAACTG GTCAATGAGGCTCTGAAGGTGAATGGCAAGTACCCGAATGCATTATCTATGCTTGGTGACTTGGAGCTTAAAAATGATGACTGGGTCAAGGCAAAAGAAACATTCCGAGCTGCCAGTGATGCAACTGATGGGAAGGATTCTTATGCTACTCTCTCTCTG GGAAACTGGAACTACTTCGCCGCCCTTCGTAACGAAAAGAGAGCCCCAAAGTTGGAAGCAACCCATTTGGAAAAAGCGAAGGAACTCTACACGAGA GTTATTGTCCAGCATACATCTAATCTCTATGCTGCCAATGGTGCTGGAGTGGTCTTGGCAGAAAAAGGCCAGTTTGATGTTTCAAAAGATCTTTTTACGCAG GTTCAAGAAGCTGCAAGTGGAAGTGTCTTTGTCCAGATGCCAGATGTGTGGATAAATTTGGCGCATGTTTATTTTGCTCAAGGAAATTTTGCTTTGGCTATGAAAATG TATCAAAATTGCTTGaggaaattttattataatacgGACGCCCAAATTCTTCTCTATTTGGCCCGAACTCATTATGAAGCTGAACAGTGGCAAGACTGCAAGAAATCATTGCTGAGAGCGATCCACTTGGCTCCCTCAAATTACACATTAAGATTTGATGCAGGTGTTGCTATGCAGAAGTTTTCGGCATCCACACTACAAAAGACAAGAAGGACAGCTGATGAg GTGCGTTCAACAGTTGCAGAGTTAGAGAATGCTGTTCGTGTATTTAGTCATTTGTCTGCTGCTTCCAACCTTCATCTTCATGGGTTTgatgagaagaaaattaacacTCATGTTGAATATTGCAAGCACTTGCTTGATGCTGCAAAAATTCACCGCGAAGCAGCGGAGCGCGAGGAGCAGCAGAACCGTCAGAGACAAGAAGCTGCTCGTCAGGCTGCATTGGCTGAGGAAGCCCGTCGTAAAGCTGAAGAACAGAAGAAATATCTG ttggagaaaagaaaactgGAGGATGAGCAAAAACGGTTAAGACAACAGGAGGAACATTTTCAGCGTGTAAAG GAGCAATGGAGGAGTAGCACACCCGCATCTAAACGTCGGGAAAGGTctgaaaatgatgatgatgaggttGGACATAGTGAGAAGAGAAGGAGAAAAGGTGGAAAGAGGAGAAAGAAGGACAAGAGCTCAAGGTCGCATTATGAGACGGAGTATGCAGAAGCTGACATGATGGATTATCGGGAAGAACCAGAAGATGAAGATGCTAGCATGAATTATAGGGAGCCCATAGGTCAAATGAATGATCAGGATGACGATGTGGAAGAAAATGCCAATGATCGTCTTGCAGCAGCTGGACTTGAAGATTCtgatgttgatgatgagatg GCACCTTCAATAACTGCAGCTCGACGAAGGCGAGCATTGTCGGaatctgatgatgatgagccaTTCGAGAGGCAGCTGAGGGATAATACTGATGAACTGCAGGATAGTGATGGAGAACTCAGAGAGAATGATCATAAATCGAATGGAGGTGCTGCTTTGGATGATGATTAG